The following are from one region of the Variovorax sp. V213 genome:
- a CDS encoding CHAD domain-containing protein → MAKTGIMTVMEIEFKFHIPAGRLKAVEAALRRGTVVRTRLQARYFDTADQALAAQGIVLRLRKEGPRWVQTAKATGDNALHRLEHNVDLGAAAGSGAVPAIDPQRHQGTPVGDRLAKVLAASGAPLVERQSTDIVRLTRDVRTTGAGGAVVELALDVGKVVAHAGTPEQRESPVCELELELKRGNVQGLVALARRWSQQHGLWFSTVSKAERGARLLAKLDVVPAVKAETPRFAEEKHDHKLDGRAIQQAVVASCLAQMLPNASEIAAGSSDEEQIHQLRIGIRRLRTALRELAGLDERTDLFNGAEWEPPLVEAFRALGVLRDREQVLKLAQPQLRDAGAPEFDPLAGDDAAAAHAPSPGEVVRAPAFQSVLVSLIGFTAMTAAEAEPKGGAEASEQAPSPSGPLEAGDARRSLRKRLRRLHEQIVRDGRRFESLASEDQHRTRKRLKRLRYLAEFVAPLFADADDKKKSAAERYLERLRPAQDALGEFNDEAVALALYREATQRDARAWFAVGWFSARHDAGAKACRKALGKIEKAPRFWNKKKQS, encoded by the coding sequence ATGGCGAAGACGGGCATCATGACCGTCATGGAAATCGAGTTCAAGTTTCATATTCCCGCGGGCCGCCTGAAAGCCGTCGAGGCCGCCCTGCGGCGCGGTACCGTGGTGCGGACCCGCCTGCAGGCGCGCTACTTCGACACCGCCGACCAGGCGCTGGCCGCGCAAGGCATCGTGCTGCGGCTGCGCAAGGAAGGCCCGCGCTGGGTGCAGACCGCCAAGGCCACGGGCGACAACGCGTTGCACCGGCTCGAACACAACGTCGACCTTGGCGCCGCAGCGGGCAGCGGCGCGGTGCCGGCCATCGACCCGCAGCGCCACCAGGGCACGCCCGTGGGCGACCGGCTCGCCAAGGTGCTGGCCGCGAGCGGCGCGCCGCTGGTCGAGCGCCAGTCCACCGACATCGTGCGGCTCACGCGCGACGTGCGCACGACCGGGGCCGGCGGCGCCGTGGTCGAGCTGGCACTCGATGTCGGCAAGGTCGTTGCCCACGCGGGCACGCCCGAGCAGCGCGAATCGCCGGTGTGCGAGCTGGAACTCGAACTCAAGCGTGGCAACGTGCAGGGCCTGGTCGCGCTCGCACGCCGCTGGTCGCAGCAGCACGGCCTGTGGTTCAGCACCGTTTCCAAGGCCGAGCGCGGCGCGCGGCTGCTGGCAAAGCTCGACGTGGTTCCGGCCGTGAAAGCCGAGACGCCGCGCTTTGCCGAAGAGAAACACGACCACAAGCTCGATGGCCGCGCCATCCAGCAAGCCGTGGTCGCCTCATGCCTCGCGCAGATGCTGCCCAACGCCAGCGAAATTGCCGCGGGCAGCAGCGACGAGGAGCAGATCCATCAACTGCGCATCGGCATCCGGCGCCTGCGCACGGCGCTGCGTGAACTGGCGGGACTCGACGAACGTACCGATCTTTTCAACGGCGCCGAATGGGAGCCGCCGCTGGTCGAGGCCTTTCGCGCGCTGGGCGTGCTGCGCGACCGCGAGCAGGTGCTAAAGCTGGCACAGCCGCAACTGCGAGACGCGGGCGCGCCCGAGTTCGATCCGCTGGCCGGCGACGATGCGGCAGCGGCCCACGCGCCTTCGCCTGGTGAGGTCGTGCGCGCGCCGGCATTTCAATCGGTGCTGGTTTCATTGATCGGGTTCACCGCGATGACGGCCGCGGAAGCCGAGCCCAAAGGTGGCGCCGAAGCATCCGAACAAGCCCCCTCGCCATCGGGGCCGCTGGAGGCCGGCGATGCGCGCCGCTCTCTGCGCAAGCGCTTGAGGCGTCTGCATGAACAGATCGTGCGCGATGGCCGGCGCTTCGAGTCGCTGGCTTCCGAAGACCAGCACCGCACGCGCAAGCGGCTCAAGCGCCTGCGCTATCTCGCCGAGTTCGTGGCGCCGCTGTTCGCCGATGCGGACGATAAAAAAAAGTCAGCCGCCGAGCGCTACCTGGAGCGGCTGCGCCCGGCGCAAGACGCGCTGGGCGAGTTCAACGACGAAGCGGTGGCGCTCGCGCTCTATCGGGAAGCCACCCAGCGAGATGCCCGCGCGTGGTTTGCGGTCGGCTGGTTCAGCGCACGCCATGATGCGGGCGCGAAAGCGTGCCGCAAGGCGCTGGGCAAGATCGAGAAGGCGCCGCGGTTCTGGAACAAGAAAAAGCAGAGCTAG
- a CDS encoding peptidylprolyl isomerase, whose amino-acid sequence MKIEKDTVVTLKYKVADAQGKLIEASPEPMAYLHGGYENTLPKIEEALDGKEKGYQTTLHLAPEDAFGLRDESLVRSIPKADFPPGVKVGGQLEGRLDDGREHLFTVMKIKGPVVLLDGNHPWAGKALRFSLQVTDVRAALPVEIEHRHVHGAHGHHH is encoded by the coding sequence ATGAAAATCGAAAAAGACACCGTCGTCACGCTCAAGTACAAGGTCGCCGACGCCCAAGGCAAGCTCATCGAAGCCAGCCCCGAGCCGATGGCCTATCTGCATGGCGGGTACGAGAACACGCTGCCCAAGATCGAGGAAGCGCTCGATGGCAAGGAAAAGGGTTACCAGACCACGCTGCATCTGGCGCCTGAAGACGCCTTCGGCCTGCGCGACGAGTCGCTGGTGCGCAGCATTCCCAAGGCCGACTTTCCGCCGGGCGTGAAGGTCGGCGGGCAGCTGGAAGGGCGGCTCGACGACGGACGCGAGCACCTGTTTACCGTGATGAAGATCAAGGGCCCGGTCGTTCTGCTGGACGGCAACCATCCGTGGGCCGGCAAGGCGCTGCGCTTCAGCCTCCAGGTGACGGACGTGCGTGCGGCGCTGCCGGTGGAGATCGAGCATCGGCATGTGCATGGGGCGCACGGGCACCATCACTGA
- a CDS encoding LysR family transcriptional regulator, whose translation MLDLNDIAMFVQVVRHGSFAEAARRLGLPPNTVSRRVQQLEAQLGTRLMQRSTRKLTLTSAGQAFHERCAGAVDGLVEAGQELITGSQEPSGLVRVAATADFFDFFPMEWVADFLAAHPLVRVDFVLSDAKADLIAEQIDIAFRGGALPDSGYVGRKLMSARTDGMVASPAYIAARGAPATLPDLVNHDCITSPHPSGRALWRLAGPGGVEEEVQVTGRFTGNTAQALRKAALAGLGVALLPPTMARLDLEAGRLVRVLPQYQRTGQGLSVLYPSRKHLPLAVSAFIGMVMEKLSGVEGLPEMLRVAKA comes from the coding sequence ATGCTCGACCTCAACGACATCGCCATGTTTGTGCAGGTGGTGCGCCACGGCAGCTTTGCCGAGGCGGCGCGCCGGCTCGGACTGCCGCCCAACACCGTGAGCCGGCGCGTCCAGCAGTTGGAAGCGCAACTGGGTACGCGGCTGATGCAGCGCTCCACCCGCAAGCTCACGCTCACCAGCGCGGGCCAGGCTTTTCATGAGCGCTGCGCGGGCGCGGTCGACGGGCTGGTCGAGGCCGGACAGGAGCTGATCACCGGCAGCCAGGAACCCAGCGGCCTGGTGCGCGTGGCGGCCACGGCCGACTTCTTCGATTTCTTCCCGATGGAATGGGTCGCCGACTTCCTGGCCGCGCATCCGCTGGTGCGCGTGGATTTCGTGCTCAGCGACGCCAAGGCCGACCTGATCGCCGAGCAGATCGACATCGCCTTCCGGGGCGGCGCGCTGCCCGACTCAGGCTATGTCGGCCGCAAGCTCATGAGCGCGCGGACCGACGGCATGGTGGCCAGCCCCGCATACATCGCCGCGCGCGGTGCGCCCGCCACCTTGCCAGACCTGGTGAACCACGACTGCATCACCTCGCCCCATCCCAGCGGCCGCGCCTTGTGGCGCCTGGCCGGCCCCGGCGGCGTGGAAGAAGAAGTGCAAGTGACGGGCCGTTTCACCGGCAACACCGCCCAGGCGCTGCGCAAGGCCGCACTCGCCGGCCTGGGCGTCGCGCTGCTGCCGCCCACCATGGCCCGGCTCGACCTCGAAGCCGGCCGGCTCGTGCGGGTGCTGCCGCAGTACCAGCGCACGGGGCAGGGGCTGAGCGTGCTGTATCCGAGCCGGAAACACCTGCCGCTGGCGGTGTCGGCGTTCATCGGGATGGTGATGGAGAAGCTGAGTGGGGTGGAGGGGCTGCCGGAGATGTTGCGGGTGGCGAAGGCATAG
- a CDS encoding DoxX family protein: MTSSSLTSPTQRRIVWGLRILLALAFGAAGIAKLSGAPQMVQVFEAIGFGQWFRYVTGVVEVGGAVLLLVPATGFLGGLLLTATMAGAVATHLVLIGGSPAPAVVLALLSVFVTWRLRPVPRQAARAA; the protein is encoded by the coding sequence ATGACTTCCTCATCTCTCACTTCCCCGACCCAGCGCCGCATCGTCTGGGGTCTTCGCATCCTTCTGGCGCTGGCTTTCGGTGCCGCCGGCATCGCCAAGCTGTCCGGCGCACCGCAGATGGTCCAGGTGTTCGAGGCCATCGGCTTCGGCCAGTGGTTCCGCTATGTGACCGGCGTGGTCGAAGTCGGCGGCGCGGTGCTGCTGCTGGTGCCGGCAACCGGCTTCCTCGGCGGCCTGCTGCTGACCGCGACCATGGCCGGCGCCGTGGCCACGCACCTGGTGCTGATCGGCGGCAGCCCCGCTCCAGCCGTCGTGCTCGCACTGCTTTCGGTGTTCGTGACCTGGCGCCTGCGGCCCGTGCCGCGGCAGGCGGCCAGGGCGGCCTGA
- a CDS encoding pirin family protein, producing the protein MTTAVATTPITEEARPIVYRTRGSQHGPIIRLMSPGDLGEFLKPFVFLDLFGFDTTGSRKGFGIHPHSGIATLTWLIEGDTVYEDTTGEQGVLPAGGVEWMRAGNGVWHDGAPAPGTKRVQGFQLWVALPAAEENAPAQSIYLAPSQVPREGPARVLLGRYGAAQSPIPAPAPMNYLAVQLKDGEHWRYTPPAGHTVGWVAINAGQLDAGDSGGDPIATGELAVFEESGAAIDFVARGDTDFVLGSAVRHPHELVMGRYSVHTSKAALDQGEAEIRRIGARLREEGRLG; encoded by the coding sequence ATGACCACCGCCGTTGCCACGACCCCCATCACCGAAGAAGCCCGCCCCATCGTCTACCGGACGCGCGGCTCGCAGCACGGGCCGATCATCCGGCTCATGAGCCCCGGCGACCTGGGCGAGTTTCTGAAGCCCTTCGTGTTTCTCGACCTGTTCGGCTTCGACACCACCGGCAGCCGCAAGGGGTTCGGCATTCACCCGCACTCGGGCATTGCCACGCTGACGTGGCTGATCGAAGGCGACACGGTGTACGAAGACACGACCGGCGAGCAAGGCGTGCTGCCGGCCGGCGGCGTCGAGTGGATGCGCGCCGGCAACGGCGTGTGGCACGACGGTGCGCCCGCGCCGGGCACGAAGCGCGTGCAGGGCTTCCAACTCTGGGTGGCCCTGCCGGCCGCGGAAGAAAACGCGCCGGCCCAAAGCATCTACCTGGCGCCCTCGCAGGTGCCGCGAGAAGGCCCGGCGCGCGTGCTGCTCGGCCGCTACGGCGCGGCGCAGAGCCCCATTCCGGCGCCCGCGCCCATGAACTACCTGGCCGTGCAACTGAAGGACGGCGAGCACTGGCGCTACACGCCGCCCGCCGGTCACACGGTGGGCTGGGTCGCGATCAACGCGGGCCAGCTCGATGCGGGCGACAGCGGCGGCGACCCGATCGCCACCGGCGAACTCGCCGTGTTCGAGGAATCCGGCGCGGCCATCGACTTCGTGGCCCGCGGCGACACGGACTTCGTGCTGGGCTCGGCCGTGAGGCACCCGCACGAGCTGGTGATGGGCCGCTACTCGGTGCACACCAGCAAGGCGGCGCTCGACCAGGGCGAGGCCGAGATCCGGCGCATCGGAGCGCGGCTGCGCGAAGAAGGGCGCCTGGGCTGA
- a CDS encoding class II aldolase/adducin family protein: protein MQLQAVGRKAPPVSDAERQVREDLAAAYRLVAHYGMDDSIYTHISARVPGAEDQFLINPFGTLFRDITASSLVKIDLAGRILDDSPYDVNPAGFTIHSAVHAARHDAACVLHTHTVAGVAVSSLAGGLQPCNQWALQFYNRVVYHDFEGIALDADERERLVADLGPSARALILRNHGLVTLGRTVSEAFILMLNLERACRVQVAIASSGQPVYPVPSEVCEKTAQQYESGDSVRQPGQPDPNAREWRALLQRIDPLPATSYRD, encoded by the coding sequence ATGCAATTGCAGGCAGTGGGCCGCAAGGCCCCACCCGTTTCCGACGCTGAGCGCCAGGTGCGTGAAGACCTGGCCGCCGCCTACCGCCTGGTGGCGCACTACGGCATGGACGACAGCATCTACACGCACATCTCCGCGCGTGTGCCGGGGGCCGAAGACCAGTTCCTGATCAACCCCTTCGGCACGCTGTTCCGGGACATCACGGCCTCGTCGCTGGTCAAGATCGACCTGGCGGGCCGCATCCTCGACGACTCGCCCTACGACGTGAACCCGGCCGGTTTCACCATCCACAGCGCCGTGCATGCGGCACGCCACGACGCGGCCTGCGTGCTGCACACGCACACGGTGGCGGGCGTGGCGGTGTCGTCGCTGGCGGGCGGCCTGCAGCCGTGCAACCAGTGGGCGCTGCAGTTCTACAACCGCGTGGTCTATCACGACTTCGAAGGCATCGCGCTCGACGCCGACGAACGCGAGCGCCTGGTGGCCGACCTGGGGCCGAGCGCGCGCGCATTGATCCTGCGCAACCACGGCCTCGTCACGCTCGGGCGCACGGTGTCGGAGGCCTTCATCCTGATGCTGAACCTGGAGCGCGCCTGCCGCGTGCAGGTGGCCATTGCCTCGAGCGGGCAGCCGGTCTACCCCGTGCCGTCCGAGGTCTGCGAAAAGACCGCGCAGCAGTACGAAAGCGGCGACAGCGTGCGCCAGCCGGGCCAGCCCGACCCGAACGCGCGCGAATGGCGCGCGCTGCTGCAACGCATCGATCCGCTTCCCGCCACGTCGTACCGCGACTGA
- a CDS encoding ABC transporter substrate-binding protein, translating to MKRRNLIQMGAAATAGLTLAGVPLHLLAAGKKGGVINAVVQPEPPGLMLGITQNGPTQMISGNIYEGLLRYDEKINPLPSLATSWTVNKEGTLYTFKLKPGVTWHDGKPFTSADVVFSADVFLRKTHARLRANLASVESIKALDPLTVEFKLKYPFGPFIGIFEVGSMPMIPKHIYEGTDFATNPANATPIGTGPFKFKEWVKGSYIQLVANDKYHVKDVPLVESVYFHVIPDAASRAAAFESGKVDLVPGGAVEYFDVLRLSKLPGVAVTTKGWEFFAPHSWLWLNNRKAPMDNVKFRQAVMYAIDREAMAKIAWQGFAKPATGPFNSNIKFHSTDVAKYPRNVATAKKLLEEAGYKGETLRLLPLPYGETWARSAEILRQNLAQAGIKVELVATDVAGWNQKLNEWDYDLAFTYVYQYGDPALGVARNYTTSNIAKGSPFNNVEGYSNPKVDELFDAGAKEADPEKRKAIYLQVQKILLDEVPVAWLHELNFPTLYRTKLGNLITSGIGLNDSLGTATVA from the coding sequence ATGAAACGTCGCAATCTCATCCAGATGGGTGCCGCTGCCACCGCCGGCCTGACGCTGGCAGGCGTTCCCTTGCACCTGCTCGCCGCGGGTAAGAAAGGCGGCGTGATCAACGCCGTCGTGCAGCCCGAGCCGCCGGGGCTGATGCTGGGCATCACGCAGAACGGCCCCACGCAGATGATCTCGGGCAACATCTACGAAGGCCTGCTGCGCTATGACGAGAAGATCAACCCGCTGCCCTCGCTGGCCACCTCGTGGACCGTCAACAAGGAAGGCACGCTCTACACCTTCAAGCTCAAGCCCGGCGTCACCTGGCACGACGGCAAGCCCTTCACCTCGGCCGACGTGGTGTTCTCGGCCGACGTGTTCCTGCGCAAGACGCATGCACGCCTGCGGGCCAACCTGGCGTCGGTGGAAAGCATCAAGGCCCTCGACCCGCTCACGGTCGAGTTCAAGCTCAAGTACCCCTTCGGCCCGTTCATCGGCATCTTCGAGGTCGGCAGCATGCCGATGATCCCGAAGCACATCTACGAAGGCACCGACTTCGCGACCAACCCCGCCAACGCCACGCCCATCGGCACCGGGCCGTTCAAGTTCAAGGAATGGGTCAAGGGCTCGTACATCCAGCTCGTGGCCAACGACAAGTACCACGTCAAGGACGTGCCGCTGGTCGAGAGCGTGTATTTCCATGTCATTCCCGATGCGGCCTCGCGGGCGGCGGCTTTCGAGTCGGGCAAGGTTGACCTGGTGCCGGGCGGGGCGGTCGAATACTTCGACGTGCTGCGGCTGTCCAAGTTGCCGGGCGTGGCGGTCACCACCAAGGGCTGGGAGTTCTTCGCGCCGCACTCATGGCTGTGGCTCAACAACCGCAAGGCGCCGATGGACAACGTCAAGTTCCGCCAGGCGGTGATGTACGCCATCGACCGCGAAGCCATGGCCAAGATCGCATGGCAGGGTTTCGCCAAGCCCGCCACCGGGCCGTTCAACAGCAACATCAAGTTCCACAGCACCGACGTGGCCAAGTACCCGCGCAACGTGGCCACCGCGAAGAAGCTGCTGGAAGAAGCCGGCTACAAGGGCGAGACGCTGCGCCTGCTGCCGTTGCCTTACGGCGAGACGTGGGCGCGCTCGGCCGAGATCCTGCGCCAGAACCTGGCGCAGGCGGGTATCAAGGTCGAGCTGGTGGCCACCGACGTCGCCGGCTGGAACCAGAAGCTCAACGAGTGGGACTACGACCTCGCCTTTACCTACGTGTACCAGTACGGGGACCCGGCGCTGGGCGTGGCGCGCAACTACACCACCAGCAACATCGCCAAGGGCTCGCCCTTCAACAACGTCGAGGGCTACTCGAACCCGAAGGTGGACGAGCTGTTCGACGCCGGCGCCAAGGAGGCCGACCCCGAGAAGCGCAAGGCCATCTACCTGCAGGTGCAGAAGATCCTGCTCGACGAGGTGCCCGTGGCCTGGCTGCACGAGCTCAACTTCCCGACGCTGTACCGCACCAAGCTTGGCAACCTGATCACATCCGGCATCGGCCTGAACGACAGCCTGGGCACCGCGACGGTCGCATGA
- a CDS encoding ABC transporter permease — protein MKRTQFMLGRVMQGLLAILLIATVNFMLVRAAPGDPVSVLAGEAGASDPQFVAQLRAQFGLDQPITTQLATYVGKVVQLDLGFSYRQQQPVLKLIMDRLPATLLLTGTAFALSLLFGITLGALAARRAGTWVDSSITVVALIFYATPLYWLALMAVLVFTVQLDWLPGFGFSTVGSGATGLALAWDIAGHLVLPALTLALFYMAVYARMTRAAMLEVAQMDFVKTARAKGVKPGRILRAHVLRNALLPVVTLAGIQAGGMIGGAVLTETVFAWPGIGRLMFDALLQRDYNLLLGAFLVTAAMAVLFNLITDLVYTLVDPRIEL, from the coding sequence ATGAAACGCACGCAGTTCATGCTGGGCCGCGTGATGCAGGGCCTGCTGGCGATCCTGCTGATCGCCACGGTCAACTTCATGCTGGTGCGCGCCGCGCCGGGCGACCCGGTGTCGGTGCTGGCGGGCGAGGCGGGCGCATCCGATCCGCAGTTCGTGGCCCAGCTGCGCGCGCAGTTCGGGCTCGACCAGCCGATCACGACGCAGCTTGCCACCTACGTCGGCAAGGTGGTGCAGCTCGACCTGGGCTTCTCGTACCGCCAGCAGCAGCCGGTGCTCAAGCTCATCATGGACCGGCTGCCGGCCACGCTGCTGCTCACCGGCACGGCCTTTGCGCTGTCGCTGCTGTTCGGTATCACGCTCGGGGCGCTGGCCGCGCGGCGGGCCGGCACCTGGGTCGACAGCTCGATCACCGTGGTGGCGCTCATCTTCTATGCCACGCCGCTCTACTGGCTCGCGCTGATGGCGGTGCTGGTGTTCACGGTGCAGCTCGACTGGCTGCCGGGCTTCGGCTTCAGCACCGTCGGCTCCGGCGCCACCGGCCTGGCGCTGGCCTGGGACATTGCCGGCCACCTGGTGCTGCCGGCGCTGACGCTCGCGCTGTTCTACATGGCGGTGTATGCGCGCATGACGCGCGCCGCCATGCTCGAGGTGGCGCAGATGGACTTCGTGAAGACCGCGCGTGCCAAGGGCGTAAAGCCCGGCCGCATCCTGCGCGCGCACGTGCTGCGCAACGCGCTGCTGCCGGTGGTCACGCTCGCGGGCATCCAGGCCGGCGGAATGATCGGCGGCGCGGTGCTCACCGAAACCGTGTTCGCCTGGCCTGGCATCGGCCGCCTGATGTTCGACGCGCTGCTGCAGCGCGACTACAACCTGCTGCTCGGCGCCTTCCTGGTGACCGCGGCCATGGCCGTGCTGTTCAACCTCATCACCGACCTCGTCTACACGCTGGTCGATCCGCGGATAGAGCTATGA
- a CDS encoding ABC transporter permease gives MTLLQSPFWRRFCRNKGAVLGMAVLLLVAVVAIVGPSVATNDPWNMVEQPFLRPWTEPGFALGTDTLGRDILSGVIYGARISLLIGLVSTVVALLIGVTLGAIAGYFGGWIDAALMRFTELFQAVPSFALAIVLVAIFQPSVNSIVVAIAIVSWPPVARLVRSEFLTLRQRDFVQAALLAGQSTPRIILTQILPNAMSPIIVMASLMTATAILLESSLSFLGLGDPNQMSWGYMVGAARTVLRQAWWMALFPGLAIVLTVLALNLVGEGLSDGLNTRLDGRGK, from the coding sequence ATGACCTTGCTGCAAAGTCCATTCTGGCGGCGCTTCTGCCGCAACAAGGGCGCCGTGCTCGGCATGGCGGTGCTGCTGCTGGTGGCCGTGGTGGCGATCGTCGGCCCGTCGGTCGCGACCAACGATCCGTGGAACATGGTCGAGCAGCCGTTCCTGCGGCCGTGGACGGAGCCCGGCTTCGCGCTCGGCACCGACACGCTGGGCCGCGACATCCTCTCGGGCGTGATCTACGGTGCGCGCATCTCGCTCCTGATCGGGCTGGTGTCCACCGTGGTGGCGCTGCTCATCGGCGTGACGCTCGGCGCCATCGCCGGCTACTTCGGCGGCTGGATCGACGCGGCGCTGATGCGTTTCACCGAGCTTTTCCAGGCCGTGCCGAGCTTCGCGCTCGCTATCGTGCTGGTGGCCATCTTCCAGCCCTCGGTCAATTCGATCGTGGTGGCCATTGCCATCGTCTCGTGGCCGCCCGTGGCGCGGCTGGTGCGCAGCGAATTCCTCACGCTGCGCCAGCGCGATTTCGTGCAGGCCGCGCTGCTTGCGGGCCAGTCGACGCCGCGCATCATCCTCACGCAGATATTGCCCAACGCCATGTCGCCCATCATCGTGATGGCCTCGCTGATGACGGCCACCGCGATCCTGCTGGAGTCGAGCCTGAGCTTCCTCGGCCTGGGCGATCCGAACCAGATGAGCTGGGGCTACATGGTGGGCGCGGCGCGCACCGTGCTGCGCCAGGCCTGGTGGATGGCGCTGTTTCCCGGCCTGGCCATCGTGCTGACCGTGCTCGCGCTCAACCTCGTGGGCGAAGGCCTGAGCGACGGGCTCAACACGCGGCTCGACGGGAGGGGCAAATGA
- a CDS encoding ABC transporter ATP-binding protein: MSATVTPMKPVQPVLDVVDLGISLPKGADRALAVDGATLSVLPGQTLCVVGESGSGKSMIANAVMGLLPRPHVEPVAGQILFEGRDLLQLTEPQMRELRGRRIGMVFQEPMTALNPVMRIGEQIGEVFDAHGSVPVAEKRRRILAALADVGLPDPELLIDAYPFRLSGGQRQRVMIACALVLEPVLLIADEPTTALDVTTQAQILALIRELQQRRGTAVLFITHDFGVVSEIADHVVVMQTGKVVEAGPVRQVLDAPQHPYTRKLIAAIPTGNAERDTPTGEIVRVLQVQDLCKTYTSGSGLFKRGRSVQAAKNVSFDLRRGETLGLVGESGSGKSSVGRCLVGLSPFDSGRILFKGRSLSQGPAFRREAAGKIQMVFQDPYASLNPRHRVGAAIAGGPIAQGVGKAEAMARAMELLKLVGLGPDAAERYPHEFSGGQRQRIGIARALAMQPELLVADEPVSALDVSVQAQVLELFAQVREQFQLAMVFITHDLRVAGQMCDHIAVMQRGEVVEYGETHRVLGDPKHAYTRKLIEAVPRLVSSASPAEALVA, encoded by the coding sequence ATGAGCGCCACCGTCACACCCATGAAGCCGGTGCAGCCGGTGCTCGACGTCGTCGACCTGGGCATCAGCCTGCCCAAGGGCGCGGACCGCGCGCTGGCCGTCGACGGCGCCACGCTGTCGGTGCTGCCGGGGCAGACGCTGTGCGTGGTCGGCGAATCGGGCTCGGGCAAATCGATGATCGCCAACGCGGTGATGGGCCTGCTGCCGCGTCCGCACGTCGAGCCCGTGGCCGGGCAGATCTTGTTCGAGGGCCGCGACCTGCTGCAGCTCACCGAGCCGCAGATGCGCGAGCTGCGCGGCCGGCGCATCGGCATGGTGTTCCAGGAGCCGATGACGGCGCTGAACCCGGTGATGCGCATCGGCGAGCAGATCGGCGAGGTCTTCGACGCGCACGGCAGCGTGCCCGTGGCCGAGAAGCGGCGCCGCATCCTGGCCGCGCTGGCCGATGTGGGGCTGCCGGACCCGGAGCTGCTGATCGACGCCTATCCGTTCCGCCTCTCGGGCGGCCAGCGCCAGCGCGTGATGATCGCCTGCGCGCTGGTGCTCGAGCCCGTGCTGCTCATTGCCGACGAACCGACCACCGCGCTCGATGTGACCACGCAGGCGCAGATCCTCGCGCTGATCCGCGAGCTGCAGCAGCGCCGCGGCACGGCGGTGCTGTTCATCACGCACGACTTCGGCGTGGTGTCCGAAATCGCCGATCACGTGGTCGTGATGCAGACCGGCAAGGTGGTCGAGGCCGGGCCGGTGCGCCAGGTGCTCGATGCGCCGCAGCACCCCTACACGCGCAAGCTGATTGCGGCCATTCCCACCGGCAATGCCGAGCGCGACACCCCCACCGGCGAGATCGTGCGCGTGCTGCAGGTGCAGGACCTGTGCAAGACCTACACCTCGGGCAGCGGCCTCTTCAAGCGCGGCCGTTCGGTGCAGGCCGCGAAGAACGTCAGCTTCGACTTGCGCCGCGGCGAAACGCTGGGGCTGGTCGGCGAATCGGGCTCGGGCAAATCGAGCGTAGGCCGCTGCCTGGTGGGGCTCTCGCCGTTCGACAGCGGCCGCATCCTCTTCAAGGGCCGCAGCCTGTCGCAGGGCCCGGCCTTCCGGCGCGAGGCCGCGGGCAAGATCCAGATGGTGTTCCAGGACCCGTACGCCTCGCTCAACCCGCGCCACCGCGTGGGCGCGGCCATTGCGGGCGGTCCCATTGCGCAGGGCGTGGGCAAGGCCGAAGCCATGGCACGCGCGATGGAACTGCTGAAGCTCGTGGGCCTGGGCCCCGACGCGGCCGAGCGCTATCCGCACGAGTTCTCGGGCGGGCAGCGCCAGCGCATCGGCATTGCGCGCGCCCTCGCCATGCAGCCCGAGCTGCTGGTGGCCGACGAGCCGGTGTCGGCGCTCGACGTGTCGGTGCAGGCGCAGGTGCTCGAACTCTTCGCGCAGGTGCGCGAGCAGTTCCAGCTTGCGATGGTCTTCATCACGCACGACCTGCGCGTGGCCGGCCAGATGTGCGACCACATCGCGGTGATGCAGCGCGGCGAGGTCGTCGAATACGGCGAGACGCACAGGGTGCTCGGCGATCCGAAGCACGCCTACACGCGCAAGCTGATCGAAGCGGTGCCGCGGCTGGTGTCCTCCGCATCGCCGGCCGAGGCGCTGGTCGCGTGA